In a genomic window of Carassius carassius chromosome 43, fCarCar2.1, whole genome shotgun sequence:
- the rpp25a gene encoding ribonuclease P protein subunit p25a: MFMPSQELHDGTQSNYTTFVQPSQISATNHPGSSSKPKRGGLRKIRSTGEPIPCPIPGLSSEVLEMRVKEGSKIRNLLGFAMSRIQGDGHTAPASQVVFSGMGRAVTKTITCAEIMKRKVQGLHQLSKLQYRTVTEVWENQESGPLQMTVHRTLPSICILLSKDPLDPQELGYQPPVEINTLSEESKLPDRPKGAGKTEKRPVSPCSHDLPSLKRAALGQEESPALEPVKKR, translated from the coding sequence ATGTTTATGCCGAGCCAAGAGCTTCATGATGGCACACAATCTAACTACACCACATTTGTCCAACCCTCTCAAATCAGTGCCACAAACCATCCTGGATCTTCTAGCAAACCAAAGCGAGGTGGATTAAGGAAGATCCGTTCCACTGGAGAACCAATCCCATGTCCAATCCCAGGACTGTCATCTGAGGTGCTGGAAATGCGTGTGAAGGAAGGGAGCAAGATCAGGAACCTTTTAGGTTTTGCCATGTCTCGAATTCAAGGTGACGGACACACAGCTCCAGCATCGCAGGTCGTGTTCAGCGGGATGGGACGGGCCGTGACCAAAACCATCACCTGTGCAGAGATAATGAAACGCAAGGTGCAGGGTTTACACCAGCTGTCAAAGCTCCAGTACAGGACAGTGACTgaggtgtgggagaaccaggagagCGGCCCGCTTCAGATGACCGTACACAGAACTCTTCCTTCCATCTGTATTCTTCTGTCCAAAGATCCGCTGGACCCACAGGAGCTGGGATACCAGCCTCCAGTCGAAATAAACACCCTCTCAGAGGAAAGCAAATTGCCAGACAGACCAAAGGGGGCTGGAAAGACAGAAAAGAGACCAGTGAGTCCTTGTTCTCATGATCTTCCCAGTCTTAAGAGAGCTGCTCTGGGACAGGAAGAAAGTCCAGCTCTGGAACCAGTGAAAAAACGTTAA
- the parp6b gene encoding protein mono-ADP-ribosyltransferase PARP6 has product MWQRKLTRAASMNSMSIGEQFWSDEDSDGNSDGEDFFYGAQGHYSTDLSRHPQLDIDVGAVRDIYSESAVSVREYETIDDVDIELHINVSFLDEEVASAWKVTRTEPIILRLRFSLSQYLDGPEPTVEVFQPTCKDCFCLGVQLKRILSTFISNQWKQLSNEFLNAQQRKRHSWFKAGGTIKKFRAGLSIFSPITKCSSVPLIQGPGVKTRPAGQELRVTRLMSRSMSCTKGDLHTSSPIGQTVAVPSSRSTVHITTRQLIQLFFSSQALIHCKSIPTLEYGFLVQVMKYSEQRIPTLNDYCVVCDEQHVFQNGSMLKPAVCTRELCVFSFNTLGVMSGAAEDVATGAEVVDLLVAMCRAALESARKSIIFDPYPSVVDPHDPKSLAFNPKKRSYERLQRALDSITSIREITQGPYVEIKKQMDKLDPLAHPLLQWIISSNRSHIVKLPSSRQLKFMHTSHQFLLLSSPPAKEARFRTARKLHGSTFAFHGSHIENWHSILRNGLVNASYTKLQLHGAAYGKGIYLSPISSISFGYSGMGKGQHHMPTKEELVQHYNRVNTVLQCRPTQSRFLQSRNLNCVALCEVITSKDLQKHGNIWVCPISDHVCTRFFFVYEDGQVGDANINTQDVRIQKEILRVTGGQPT; this is encoded by the exons ATGTGGCAGAGGAAACTCACTAGAGCAGCATCTATGAACAGCATG AGCATCGGTGAGCAATTCTGGAGCGATGAGGACTCAGATGGCAACAGCGATGGTGAGGATTTCTTCTACGGAGCCCAG GGTCATTATTCCACTGACCTGAGTCGACATCCACAGCTGGACATTGATGTTGGTGCAGTGAGGGACATCTATTCTGAAAGTGCTGTTTCTGTCAG GGAGTATGAGACCATTGATGATGTCGATATTGAACTACACATTAACGTCAGCTTCCTGGAT GAGGAGGTGGCGTCAGCATGGAAGGTCACGAGAACAGAGCCAATCATTCTACGCCTTCGCTTCTCACTGTCCCAGTATCTAGATGGACCAG AACCCACTGTGGAGGTGTTCCAGCCAACTTGTAAAGATTGTTTCTGCCTTGGGGTTCAGCTCAAAAG GATTCTCAGCACGTTTATATCTAATCAGTGGAAACAGCTAAGCAATGAGTTCCTGAATGCCCAACAGAGGAAGAGACACAGCTGGTTTAAGGCTGGAGGAACCATCAAGAAGTTCAGAGCTGGACTTAGCATCTTCTCACCGATAACCAA GTGCTCCAGTGTTCCTCTGATTCAGGGCCCTGGGGTGAAGACAAGGCCAGCAGGACAGGAGTTAAGAGTGACCCGCTTGATGAGCCGCTCCATGTCCTGCACCAAAGGAGATCTGCACACCTCCAGCCCAATTGGACAA ACTGTGGCCGTCCCAAGCTCGAGATCCACCGTGCACATCACCACCAGGCAGCTCATTCAGCTCTTCTTCTCCTCACAAGCTCTCATTCACTGCAAGAGCATTCCAACCCTGGAGTACGGCTTCCTCGTACAG GTTATGAAGTACTCAGAGCAGAGGATCCCCACTCTGAACGATTATTGTGTTGTCTGTGATGAACAGCATGTCTTTCAGAATGGATCCATGCTCAAG CCTGCTGTTTGTACGAGAGAACTGTGCGTGTTCTCCTTCAATACTCTGGGTGTCATGTCAGGAGCTGCAGAAGACGTAGCTACAGGAGCTGAG GTAGTGGACCTGCTGGTAGCAATGTGTCGTGCTGCACTTGAATCTGCCCGTAAAAGCATCATCTTTGACCCTTACCCCTCTGTTGTTGACCCTCATGACCCCAAGTCTCTGGCCTTCAATCCGAAG AAAAGAAGTTACGAGCGGCTACAGAGAGCATTAGACAGCATTACATCAATCCGAGAAATAACACAA GGCCCTTATGTTGAGATAAAGAAACAGATGGACAAACTGGACCCGCTTGCACATCCTCTGTTGCAGTG GATTATATCCAGCAACAGGTCTCACATTGTCAAGCTTCCCTCCAGCAGG CAGCTGAAGTTCATGCACACCTCCCATCAGTTCCTGCTCCTCAGCAGTCCTCCTGCTAAAGAGGCCCGCTTTCGCACCGCTAGAAAACTCCACGGCAGCACGTTCGCTTTTCA TGGTTCTCATATTGAAAACTGGCACTCTATTCTACGAAATGGACTTGTAAACGCCTCCTACACCAAACTGCAG CTGCATGGGGCGGCCTATGGGAAGGGCATCTACCTCAGCCCCATCTCCAGCATATCATTTGGATACTCAG GAATGGGAAAGGGACAGCACCACATGCCTACTAAAGAGGAATTAGTACAGCACTACAACCGGGTCAACACTGTCTTACAG TGTCGACCCACACAGTCAAGGTTTCTTCAGAGTCGAAATCTAAACTGTGTTGCTCTGTGTGAGG TAATAACTTCCAAAGATCTACAGAAACATGGAAATATTTGGGTTTGCCCGATTTCTGATCACGTCTGCACACGCTTCTTTTTTGT GTACGAGGACGGCCAGGTAGGGGATGCTAACATCAACACACAGGACGTCCGGATACAGAAAGAGATATTGCGGGTGACTGGGGGTCAACCGACCTGA
- the LOC132125445 gene encoding cytochrome c oxidase subunit 5A, mitochondrial yields MFRAALRFSVSGARSLTRSRPQYKASVAARSYSHGKQETDEEFDARWVTYFNKPDIDAWELRKGMNTLIGYDLVPEPKILEAALRACRRLNDLASAIRILEAVKDKSGPHKEIYPYVLQELRPALSELGIPTPEELGIDKA; encoded by the exons ATGTTCAGAGCCGCCCTTCGATTCTCAGTCTCCGGTGCTCGGAGTTTAACAAGGTCACGGCCGCAATATAAAG CTTCAGTAGCTGCTCGTTCTTATTCCCATGGCAAACAGGAGACAGATGAAGAGTTTGATGCCCGCTGGGTCACTTACTTCAACAAGCCAGACATCGATGCTTGGGAGCTGAGGAAAG GAATGAACACTTTGATCGGTTATGACTTAGTACCTGAGCCAAAGATCCTGGAGGCAGCCCTGAGAGCATGTCGCAGGCTAAACGATCTGGCCAGTGCCATCCGCATCCTCGAGGCAGTCAAG GACAAATCTGGCCCACATAAAGAAATCTACCCCTACGTTCTTCAAGAGCTGCGGCCTGCCCTCAGTGAGCTTGGCATCCCTACACCTGAAGAGCTTGGCATCGACAAAGCATAG